A single region of the Leptodactylus fuscus isolate aLepFus1 chromosome 5, aLepFus1.hap2, whole genome shotgun sequence genome encodes:
- the IRF1 gene encoding interferon regulatory factor 1 isoform X3 has protein sequence MPVTRLRMRPWLEQQIASKKIPGLSWLNQEEGIFQIPWKHAARHGWDIEKDACLFRSWAVHTGKYKAGEKGPDPKTWKANFRCAMNSLPDIKEVKDKSVYKGSSAVRVYQMLPAQVKTDKKERKSKSLKDSKSRTKTKTESLSADEVEEAVKNCQLPDDHNSYTANLYSTQEIDIEDSEILAMNECEVTSSVTDWRDPIDMPMPDSTNDMYPLQVSPMSSEDADEDLPTIADEIYKMLEPVWQQTNIEGKGYFLNESGNQNAAPKEYTALSSEENFKLSGPPGPP, from the exons ATGCCGGTGACCCGTTTAAGGATGAGACCTTGGCTCGAACAGCAGATTGCCTCAAAAAAAATCCCTGGACTTTCTTGGCTAAACCAG GAAGAGGGAATTTTCCAGATCCCCTGGAAGCACGCTGCACGACACGGCTGGGATATTGAAAAAGATGCCTGTCTTTTCCGAAGTTGGGCTGTTCACACTG GAAAGTATAAAGCTGGTGAGAAGGGACCTGATCCGAAGACGTGGAAAGCAAACTTCCGCTGTGCCATGAACTCTCTTCCGGATATTAAAGAAGTGAAGGATAAAAGTGTATATAAAGGTTCAAGTGCCGTCAGAGTCTACCAGATGCTGCCCGCTCAAGTAAAGACAGATAAAAAAG AACGTAAATCCAAATCCTTGAAAGATTCCAAGAGCAGAACGAAGACAAAG ACCGAGAGTTTATCTGCAGATGAGGTGGAAGAAGCCGTGAAGAACTGTCAACTTCCAGATGACCACAACAGCTACACGGCAAACTTATATTCCACACAGGAAATTGACATTGAAGACTCAGAAATTTTAG CCATGAATGAATGTGAAGTTACCAGTAGCGTGACTGACTGGCGAGATCCAATTGATATGCCCATGCCGGACAGCACAAATGATATGTACCCTCTGCAAGTGTCACCTATGAGCTCGGAAG ACGCAGATGAAGATTTACCAACCATTGCTGATGAGATTTACAAG ATGTTAGAACCCGTCTGGCAACAGACAAACATAGAAGGCAAAGGATATTTCCTCAACGAATCCGGAAATCAAAACGCTGCGCCTAAAGAGTACACGGCATTAAGTTCGGAGGAAAACTTCAAGCTGTCAG GACCACCCGGACCCCCGTGA
- the IRF1 gene encoding interferon regulatory factor 1 isoform X1, with protein MPVTRLRMRPWLEQQIASKKIPGLSWLNQEEGIFQIPWKHAARHGWDIEKDACLFRSWAVHTGKYKAGEKGPDPKTWKANFRCAMNSLPDIKEVKDKSVYKGSSAVRVYQMLPAQVKTDKKERKSKSLKDSKSRTKTKTESLSADEVEEAVKNCQLPDDHNSYTANLYSTQEIDIEDSEILAMNECEVTSSVTDWRDPIDMPMPDSTNDMYPLQVSPMSSEDADEDLPTIADEIYKMLEPVWQQTNIEGKGYFLNESGNQNAAPKEYTALSSEENFKLSDLEFLVTTEVKPTFDFNFYELASPIVC; from the exons ATGCCGGTGACCCGTTTAAGGATGAGACCTTGGCTCGAACAGCAGATTGCCTCAAAAAAAATCCCTGGACTTTCTTGGCTAAACCAG GAAGAGGGAATTTTCCAGATCCCCTGGAAGCACGCTGCACGACACGGCTGGGATATTGAAAAAGATGCCTGTCTTTTCCGAAGTTGGGCTGTTCACACTG GAAAGTATAAAGCTGGTGAGAAGGGACCTGATCCGAAGACGTGGAAAGCAAACTTCCGCTGTGCCATGAACTCTCTTCCGGATATTAAAGAAGTGAAGGATAAAAGTGTATATAAAGGTTCAAGTGCCGTCAGAGTCTACCAGATGCTGCCCGCTCAAGTAAAGACAGATAAAAAAG AACGTAAATCCAAATCCTTGAAAGATTCCAAGAGCAGAACGAAGACAAAG ACCGAGAGTTTATCTGCAGATGAGGTGGAAGAAGCCGTGAAGAACTGTCAACTTCCAGATGACCACAACAGCTACACGGCAAACTTATATTCCACACAGGAAATTGACATTGAAGACTCAGAAATTTTAG CCATGAATGAATGTGAAGTTACCAGTAGCGTGACTGACTGGCGAGATCCAATTGATATGCCCATGCCGGACAGCACAAATGATATGTACCCTCTGCAAGTGTCACCTATGAGCTCGGAAG ACGCAGATGAAGATTTACCAACCATTGCTGATGAGATTTACAAG ATGTTAGAACCCGTCTGGCAACAGACAAACATAGAAGGCAAAGGATATTTCCTCAACGAATCCGGAAATCAAAACGCTGCGCCTAAAGAGTACACGGCATTAAGTTCGGAGGAAAACTTCAAGCTGTCAG ATCTTGAATTCTTGGTCACTACAGAAGTGAAGCCAACATTCGACTTTAACTTTTATGAACTTGCATCGCCTATCGTGTGCTGA
- the IRF1 gene encoding interferon regulatory factor 1 isoform X2 gives MPVTRLRMRPWLEQQIASKKIPGLSWLNQEEGIFQIPWKHAARHGWDIEKDACLFRSWAVHTGKYKAGEKGPDPKTWKANFRCAMNSLPDIKEVKDKSVYKGSSAVRVYQMLPAQVKTDKKERKSKSLKDSKSRTKTKTESLSADEVEEAVKNCQLPDDHNSYTANLYSTQEIDIEDSEILAMNECEVTSSVTDWRDPIDMPMPDSTNDMYPLQVSPMSSEDADEDLPTIADEIYKMLEPVWQQTNIEGKGYFLNESGNQNAAPKEYTALSSEENFKLSENRVVVTYVRK, from the exons ATGCCGGTGACCCGTTTAAGGATGAGACCTTGGCTCGAACAGCAGATTGCCTCAAAAAAAATCCCTGGACTTTCTTGGCTAAACCAG GAAGAGGGAATTTTCCAGATCCCCTGGAAGCACGCTGCACGACACGGCTGGGATATTGAAAAAGATGCCTGTCTTTTCCGAAGTTGGGCTGTTCACACTG GAAAGTATAAAGCTGGTGAGAAGGGACCTGATCCGAAGACGTGGAAAGCAAACTTCCGCTGTGCCATGAACTCTCTTCCGGATATTAAAGAAGTGAAGGATAAAAGTGTATATAAAGGTTCAAGTGCCGTCAGAGTCTACCAGATGCTGCCCGCTCAAGTAAAGACAGATAAAAAAG AACGTAAATCCAAATCCTTGAAAGATTCCAAGAGCAGAACGAAGACAAAG ACCGAGAGTTTATCTGCAGATGAGGTGGAAGAAGCCGTGAAGAACTGTCAACTTCCAGATGACCACAACAGCTACACGGCAAACTTATATTCCACACAGGAAATTGACATTGAAGACTCAGAAATTTTAG CCATGAATGAATGTGAAGTTACCAGTAGCGTGACTGACTGGCGAGATCCAATTGATATGCCCATGCCGGACAGCACAAATGATATGTACCCTCTGCAAGTGTCACCTATGAGCTCGGAAG ACGCAGATGAAGATTTACCAACCATTGCTGATGAGATTTACAAG ATGTTAGAACCCGTCTGGCAACAGACAAACATAGAAGGCAAAGGATATTTCCTCAACGAATCCGGAAATCAAAACGCTGCGCCTAAAGAGTACACGGCATTAAGTTCGGAGGAAAACTTCAAGCTGTCAG AGAATAGAGTGGTGGTCACATATGTCAGAAAATAA